A genomic region of Glycine max cultivar Williams 82 chromosome 15, Glycine_max_v4.0, whole genome shotgun sequence contains the following coding sequences:
- the LOC100817224 gene encoding uncharacterized protein, with amino-acid sequence MHVAGKFRYPTQRTSTTPNTTLTKPRSDSNSNSESNPSTTIQRNLLLLNSPIPSSMENPDSSLPLSIKKENVTPITSKIAELNESRSELLGRVQSLKQDLQSWRSKLDTQVKVYRDELSELKKTLNVEVDQLRAEFQDLRTTLQQQQEDVTASLRNLGLQDASDVKHAPLQETKIEKIVKEEQVVVPEEDNSSKVAET; translated from the exons ATGCACGTCGCTGGCAAATTTCGATATCCCACGCAACG TACTAGTACTACCCCCAACACAACACTCACCAAACCACGCTCCGATTCAAATTCCAACTCCGAATCAAACCCTAGTACAACAATCCAACgaaaccttcttcttctcaattCTCCGATCCCATCCTCAATGGAAAACCCGGattcctctcttcctctctCCATC aAGAAGGAGAACGTCACTCCCATTACCTCTAAAATCGCG GAACTTAATGAATCGAGATCGGAGCTTCTGGGCAGAGTTCAGAGTTTGAAACAG GATTTGCAAAGTTGGAGGTCGAAGTTAGATACACAAGTCAAGGTCTATCGCGAC GAGCTGTCAGAACTTAAGAAAACACTTAATGTTGAAGTGGACCAACTTCGAGCA gaATTTCAAGATCTGAGGACTACCCTTCAGCAGCAACAAGAGGATGTCACTGCTAGCTTAAGAAACTTGGGG CTTCAGGATGCCTCAGATGTCAAGCATGCTCCGTTGCAGGAGACAAAGATTGAAAAAATTGTCAAGGAAGAACAGGTGGTGGTACCTGAAGAAGATAATAGCAGCAAAGTAGCTGAAACTTAA
- the LOC102661650 gene encoding heavy metal-associated isoprenylated plant protein 35: MQEGEGRKNHALILQNNAVGEVCPSVIVTLYFDSHPSLPAQFAPQQSAHPQVHSWHFLPFFLLYAPHSLLLSLLPSLKSLQSFNSSFNFPLSMDAKRPQLATQPLNYQTWFLKVSIHCEGCRRKVKKVLKSIDGVFTATIDQQQQKVTVTGSVGVEILLRKLVRAGKHAEMWPENLNRDKKISGKGHKKNEAREPQSLENKGTENATTANCNSGNKSSNNSPEKSPSGDHVPAESGGGGSGKKKKKKVQSGDGNGRSSLSSEAAASTGAPANTGLQFEDLVGQVNVSPPRQQSLSYPETAYYPSMVYVSVYDRFYPSYYYVPSSPYIRAGLDQDGYYHVQSAPLVSFEIFSDENANGCSVM; encoded by the exons ATGCAAGAAGGGGAAGGTAGAAAAAATCATGCTCTAATATTGCAAAATAATGCAGTAGGAGAAGTGTGTCCTTCTGTCATTGTCACATTATACTTTGATAGCCATCCATCCTTGCCTGCACAGTTTGCTCCCCAACAGAGTGCACACCCCCAAGTACATTCTTGGcattttctccctttttttttattgtatgccCCACACtcacttcttctttctctccttcCAAGTCTCAAATCCCTTCAATCCTTCAATTCAAGTTTCAACTTCCCTCTCTCAATGGATGCAAAACGTCCTCAACTTGCTACACAACCTTTGAACTATCAG ACATGGTTCTTGAAAGTTTCCATCCACTGTGAAGGTTGCAGGAGGAAAGTAAAGAAGGTTCTGAAGAGCATTGACG GTGTTTTCACTGCAACAATAGACCAACAGCAGCAGAAAGTAACAGTCACTGGAAGTGTTGGCGTAGAGATTCTTCTCAGGAAACTCGTCAGAGCAGGAAAACACGCCGAGATGTGGCCGGAGAATCTCAACCGTGACAAAAAAATCTCCGGCAAAGGGCACAAGAAGAATGAAGCAAGAGAACCACAGAGCTTGGAAAACAAGGGAACTGAAAATGCTACTACTGCCAATTGTAACAGTGGCAACAAGAGCAGCAACAACTCGCCGGAAAAGTCCCCCTCCGGTGACCATGTTCCGGCGgagagtggtggtggtggttctggcaagaagaagaaaaagaaagttcagAGTGGTGATGGCAATGGGAGAAGTAGTTTGAGTTCAGAAGCAGCAGCATCTACTGGTGCACCTGCAAACACTGGATTGCAGTTTGAGGATCTTGTGGGCCAGGTGAATGTTAGCCCGCCACGTCAGCAATCGTTGTCGTACCCAGAAACTGCTTATTATCCTTCGATGGTTTATGTTTCAGTTTATGACAGATTTTATCCTTCTTATTACTATGTTCCATCTTCACCCTACATCCGTGCTGGTCTAGACCAAGACGGTTATTATCACGTTCAATCAGCACCGTTGGTTTCCTTTGAGATCTTCAGTGATGAAAATGCTAATGGCTGTTCTGTTATGTGA
- the LOC100817753 gene encoding 40S ribosomal protein S21 produces the protein MQNEEGQITELYIPRKCSATNRLITAKDHASVQINIGHVDENGVYNGHFSTFALCGFIRAQGDADSALDRLWQKKKVEVKQQ, from the exons ATGCAGAACGAGGAAGGACAGATCACTGAGCTTTACATTCCTAGGAAGTG CTCCGCCACAAACAGATTGATTACCGCTAAGGACCATGCTTCGGTTCAGATCAACATTGGGCATGTGGATGAGAATGGCGTCTACAATGGCCATTTCTCCACTTTTGCCCTCTGCGGATTCATCCGTGCTCag GGTGATGCTGACAGTGCTCTAGACCGCTTGTGGCAGAAGAAGAAAGTTGAAGTTAAGCAACAGTAG